GTCCGCCTTCTTGGACTTGGCCGTGAGCATGTAGACCGGCACCTTCGAGGTCAGCGGATCACTCTTGAGCATCCGGCACACCGAGATGCCATCCAACTGGGGCAGCACCACGTCCATCAGGATGAGATGGAAGGGCCGGCCCTTCGCCAGCTTCAAGCCCTCGACACCGTTGGAGGCACAAACCACCTCCACGGCCCCATCGCTCAACATGGAACGCACCAGTTCCCGGATGACGGGTTCGTCCTCGACCAGGAGGATGTGGAAGGGATTCTGCGGATTGGCGACCATGGGATTCACTCGAAGGCGAGCACCCCCGTCCCAGCCGGGACGGCGATGCGGCGCGCAGGATACAACCCAGCCCGGGTGACGGACAGTGCGGATGCACCCCCTACCCGCCTGCCCCCAGGTGCGTGGAAAAAATATGAGCGGGGTGATGAGAATCCCCACTCCGGGCCCGCTCTCCGGGGCGCGTTCTCACTCCCCGTGAGGGGAAGACTAACGTCGGAGGTCCATGAGCCAGGCTCCCCCGCACGACCTCGACGCCTTCGTCCAGCTGCGCGCCTCGTTCTTCGGGCACTACCTGCGTGCCCAGCCCGAGGAGGCCACGACGCTCGGGCTGCACCACCTGGACGACCAGTTGAAGGATCTGTCACCGGCCGCCCTGGGGGACGAGTACGCCCTGCACCGCGACGTGCTCGCGCGCCTGGAACGGCTGCCCGGGGAGGACTTCCCCACCGAGGCCCGGCTCGACTGGCGGGCGATGCGCGACCTCACCCGCTTCCACGTCCACGCCTACGAGGACCTGCGCGGCCACCGGCGCAACCTCGAGCTGTCGACCTACCCGCACACGATGTTGCAGTACCAGATCGGCCAGGCCGAGACGCCCGAGGACTGGGCGGCCATCGCCAGCCGGGCCGCGCGCATCCCCACCTTCCTCCAGCAGCAGGAGCACCTGCTCGCCGAGGGCCTCGCCACCGGGGAAGTGCCGGACGTGTACACCGTGCGCGACCTCGCCGGGGACCAGCTCCCCGTCATCATGCGCTACTTCGAGCACCTGCCCGAGGTGCCCGGAGCCCATGGCGTGCTCCTGCCGGAGAACGAACGGCGCGCCCTCCAGCACGCGGCCCGCGAGGCCCGCGGGGCCTTCGCCGCCCACCACCGCTTCCTGCGCGAGCGCGTGCTGCCCCACGCCAGCCCCAGCGTCGTGCTCGGCGCGGACGAGTACACCTGGCGGCTGCGCCACACGTTCGGCCTCACCGCCTCACCCGAGGAGCTGGTGCGGCAGGCCCAGGACGTCCTGGCCCAGGCCCAGCACGCGCTCCACCGGCTCTCCGGCGCGGTCGCCCGGGAGGTGCCCGGTGCCCCCCCGTCCCTCTCCGGCCTCGTCGAGGCGCGCGAGCTGCTCGCCCAGCTCGAGGCCCACCATCCCGCCCGGGACGAGGACGTCATCCCCCTCTACCGGGAGCTCATCGCTCACGCAGAGCAGTTCGTCCACGAGCAGGGGATGTTCCACGTGCCCGAGGGCCTCCGGCTCGGCATCAAGCCCCTTCCCCCGGGCATGGTGGACGTGCGGGGCACCAACTGGCCCGCGCCCCTGTTGGATCCCCGCAAGGTGGGCTGGTTCGTGCTCGCCCCCATGGCGCCCGCGCACCCCACCGTCTGGGCGGCGCTGCTCGCGGTGCACGAGGGGATTCCCGGCCACTTCCTGCAGAGCGTCGCCTGGCAGCGCGCCTTCTCACGGCACCCCGCCCCCGTGCGCTTCCTCCTGGTGACGGACCACGTGGCCATGGCCCGGGGCCACTTCGGCAACATGCTCAACATCGAGGGCTACGCCACCTACGCCGAGGAGCGCATGCGGCGCGCGGGCTTCTACACCACCGCCGAGGAGCTCACGGCGCTCGTGGCCCGCGCGCTGCGCGCCGTGCGCGTGGTGGTGGACATCGGCCTGCACACCGAGCGCATGGATGACGAGGCCGCGGCGCGCTACCTCGTGCACCACGCCAGCATGCCCGAGCCCCATGCGCGGCGGGAAATCCTCCGCTTCAAGCGCATCCCCATGCAGTCCATCACCTACCTGCTCGGCGCGCTCGAGTTCGAGCGGCTGGAGGCGGACTGCCGGCGCCAGCGGGGCGAGCACTTCGACGAGGCCGGCTTCCACGACGAGCTCTTCTCGTTCGGCCCGGTGCCCCCCGCTCAGTTGCGCCCCTTCATGTTGGCCCCGGAGTGACGCCCGGCAGCCACCCCACGTAGCGCGTGGCGCCGGTGCGCCGGCCCCGGACGACATAGAGCCCCCGCTTGAAGAGGGCATAGGTGTGGAAGAAGGCCGCCAGGCCCCAGCGGTCCACCGCGCGCAGGGGCCGTGTGCTGCAGATGACCTTGGGATCGGCGCACCCCGCGTCGAGAAACCCGATCACCCCCACCACCGGCACCCGCAGGCGCGTTCCCCGGCGCAGCCGTGGGCCCAGGACCACCACGTCCAGGGGATCCCCATCCCCCGAGTCCAGCCCGGGA
This genomic interval from Cystobacter ferrugineus contains the following:
- a CDS encoding DUF885 domain-containing protein: MSQAPPHDLDAFVQLRASFFGHYLRAQPEEATTLGLHHLDDQLKDLSPAALGDEYALHRDVLARLERLPGEDFPTEARLDWRAMRDLTRFHVHAYEDLRGHRRNLELSTYPHTMLQYQIGQAETPEDWAAIASRAARIPTFLQQQEHLLAEGLATGEVPDVYTVRDLAGDQLPVIMRYFEHLPEVPGAHGVLLPENERRALQHAAREARGAFAAHHRFLRERVLPHASPSVVLGADEYTWRLRHTFGLTASPEELVRQAQDVLAQAQHALHRLSGAVAREVPGAPPSLSGLVEARELLAQLEAHHPARDEDVIPLYRELIAHAEQFVHEQGMFHVPEGLRLGIKPLPPGMVDVRGTNWPAPLLDPRKVGWFVLAPMAPAHPTVWAALLAVHEGIPGHFLQSVAWQRAFSRHPAPVRFLLVTDHVAMARGHFGNMLNIEGYATYAEERMRRAGFYTTAEELTALVARALRAVRVVVDIGLHTERMDDEAAARYLVHHASMPEPHARREILRFKRIPMQSITYLLGALEFERLEADCRRQRGEHFDEAGFHDELFSFGPVPPAQLRPFMLAPE
- a CDS encoding response regulator → MVANPQNPFHILLVEDEPVIRELVRSMLSDGAVEVVCASNGVEGLKLAKGRPFHLILMDVVLPQLDGISVCRMLKSDPLTSKVPVYMLTAKSKKADMESATLAGADGYIQKPFKGAELMALVERLRQAT
- a CDS encoding inorganic diphosphatase — translated: MSEFSLPPGLPSEPEVLIESPRGSVVKRRADGSVDFISPLPCPYNYGCVPGLDSGDGDPLDVVVLGPRLRRGTRLRVPVVGVIGFLDAGCADPKVICSTRPLRAVDRWGLAAFFHTYALFKRGLYVVRGRRTGATRYVGWLPGVTPGPT